One window of the Daphnia pulex isolate KAP4 chromosome 8, ASM2113471v1 genome contains the following:
- the LOC124200518 gene encoding probable methyltransferase-like protein 24, translated as MQYFMWSNQSSCKLQHGFGGIVLLNPSGIAGKKAVCIDSQIAPTPKKCLVYSFGINNEWSFDEQMESYGCEVFSFDPSMGMSHHNHSPGIHFYNWGLGDRDEYDNVFNWTIRSLSSIYNSLYAIHGNEIIDYLKIDIENSEWIALPDIIQTGMLSKVRQLGIEVHLNSEASIEQYRKWAQILRAIEKLGMTRFHSEYNPWFMGNFTEFEFWGSFGHEISWYNRNLFHEGSFSYQNLNMKNT; from the coding sequence ATGCAGTATTTTATGTGGAGTAACCAATCGTCTTGCAAATTACAGCACGGATTTGGGGGTATAGTGCTGTTAAATCCCTCTGGAATAGCTGGAAAAAAAGCTGTATGCATTGACTCTCAAATTGCCCCAACTCCGAAAAAGTGTCTTGTTTACTCTTTCGGTATTAATAACGAGTGGTCGTTCGACGAGCAAATGGAAAGTTATGGCTGTGAAGTATTTTCTTTCGATCCATCAATGGGAATGAGCCATCACAATCACAGCCCTGGTATTCACTTCTATAACTGGGGTCTGGGTGACCGAGACGAATATGACAACGTTTTTAATTGGACTATCCGATCGCTTTCTTCAATCTACAATAGTTTGTATGCCATTCACGGCAACGAGATAATCGACTATTTGAAAATTGATATTGAGAATTCTGAATGGATTGCTCTACCCGATATAATTCAAACTGGAATGCTGTCTAAAGTTCGCCAACTAGGCATAGAAGTTCACTTAAATAGCGAAGCTTCAATAGAACAGTACCGAAAATGGGCTCAAATTTTAAGAGCAATTGAGAAATTGGGGATGACACGCTTTCATTCCGAATACAATCCTTGGTTTATGGGAAATTTTACAGAATTTGAGTTTTGGGGGTCTTTTGGTCATGAAATTTCTTGGTATAATCGCAATCTTTTTCACGAAGGATCTTTTTCctatcaaaatttgaatatgaaaaatacataa